In a genomic window of Accipiter gentilis chromosome 23, bAccGen1.1, whole genome shotgun sequence:
- the HRH1 gene encoding histamine H1 receptor has product MSKNTTENATNPHSAILGLFLGSISLITIVMNILVLCAVKKEKKLQTVGNLYIVSLSIADLIVGAAVMPLNIVYLLSPVWTLGLPACLFWLSMDYVASTASIFNLFILCIDRYRSVQQPLKYLKYRTKTRASLMILGVWLLSFTWVIPILGWHVFANNGERKVKENNCETEFSEVTWFKVLTAIINFYLPSIIMLWFYYKIFRAVRKHCQHRELINGYRSFSEKNPTKDKQNICLQEKILDENTPPKDKQSSPQPKNTEAKLHFSDSDMSSKAFANKSNRKVLKWSCFPFTTAKSEPGLDKAGKKCGCATKENKIEEDPCSQDSDLSDASDNHTFTEEVTCRKHSNPNPERACSPQEKTENRDFRGLTYLRKTWQSLHNHSKRHFQGLHGNRERKAAKQLGVIMAAFMLCWIPYFVLFMVIAFHGHEQFSKLHKFTIWLGYVNSTLNPFLYPLCNQNFKKTFKKILHIH; this is encoded by the coding sequence ATGTCAAAAAATACAACAGAGAATGCAACTAATCCTCACTCAGCAATTCTAGGTCTGTTCTTAGGAAGCATTTCACTGATCACTATTGTCATGAATATATTAGTACTATGtgctgtgaaaaaggaaaagaagctgcagaCAGTTGGCAATTTATACATTGTCAGCCTCTCTATTGCAGATCTCATAGTTGGTGCAGCTGTTATGCCCCTGAATATTGTTTATCTTCTAAGTCCTGTGTGGACTCTAGGCTTACCAGCCTGTTTGTTCTGGCTGTCAATGGATTACGTGGCCAGTACGGCATCCATTTTCAATCTCTTCATATTGTGCATTGACCGTTATCGTTCAGTTCAGCAACCACTGAAATATCTCAAGTATAGAACAAAAACGAGAGCATCACTAATGATTTTGGGCGTTTGGTTGCTCTCTTTCACGTGGGTCATTCCAATCCTAGGATGGCATGTTTTTGCTAATAATGGGGAAaggaaagtaaaggaaaacaacTGTGAAACTGAATTCTCTGAAGTCACCTGGTTTAAAGTGTTGACAGCCATTATCAATTTCTACCTACCCTCTATCATCATGTTATGGTTCTACTATAAAATATTCAGAGCTGTTCGAAAACACTGTCAGCACCGAGAGCTCATCAATGGATATCGgtctttctcagaaaaaaatcccacaaaggaCAAGCAAAATATTTGCCTCCAAGAGAAAATCTTAGATGAGAACACCCCTCCCAAAGACAAGCAAAGCTCCCCTCAGCCCAAAAATACAGAGGCAAAGCTTCATTTCAGTGATTCTGACATGTCTTCAAAGGCCTTTGCTAACAAGAGTAATAGGAAAGTCCTTAAATGGAGCTGTTTTCCTTTCACCACTGCCAAGTCTGAGCCAGGCCTGGATAAAGCAGGAAAGAAGTGTGGGTGTGcaacaaaagagaacaaaattgAAGAGGACCCTTGCTCACAAGACAGTGACTTAAGTGATGCATCAGACAACCATACTTTCACAGAGGAGGTTACCTGTAGAAAGCATTCCAATCCTAACCCTGAAAGAGCCTGCAGTCCTCAGGAAAAGACTGAGAACAGGGATTTCAGAGGACTGACTTACCTGAGGAAAACCTGGCAAAGTCTGCACAACCATTCCAAAAGGCACTTTCAAGGACTGCATGGGAACCGGGAGAGGAAAGCAGCTAAGCAGTTAGGGGTCATAATGGCAGCCTTTATGCTGTGCTGGATTCCCTATTTTGTGTTATTTATGGTAATAGCTTTCCATGGCCATGAACAATTTTCAAAATTACACAAGTTCACTATATGGCTTGGCTATGTGAACTCCACCTTAAATCCATTCCTGTATCCTCTTTGTAACCAGAATTTCAAGAAGACATTCAAAAAGATCCTTCACATCCACTGa